A single genomic interval of Megalobrama amblycephala isolate DHTTF-2021 linkage group LG15, ASM1881202v1, whole genome shotgun sequence harbors:
- the scamp2 gene encoding secretory carrier-associated membrane protein 2 has protein sequence MSGFDSNPFEETVDVNPFQDPSVTQVTNSGIDRIESFSPFPDGNSGSTIPTSSTPSQPAVLQPSVDPSPKATAAAAQANLLKQQEELERKAAELDRREQELQSQGAPTGKQNNWPPLPKFFPIKPCFYQDFSEEIPPEHQRLCKMVYYLWMWQCMTLFLNVLACLAYFTAHAAAGMDFGFSILWFILFTPCSFLCWYRPVYKAFRSDSSFNFFLFFFVFFAQIVVSVIQSVGIPLWGNSGWINAITAWGSNKAVGVIMMVVAAFFTTGAALSIVLLKMVHSNYRRTGASFQKAQQELSQGVLTNRTFQSAAASAATSAAQSSLQRN, from the exons ATGTCGGGATTTGACTCAAACCCGTTTGAAGAGACAGTCGACGTCAATCCTTTCCAG GATCCGTCTGTCACTCAGGTGACCAACTCTGGAATCGATCGCATTGAAAGTTTCAGTCCGTTTCCTGATGGGAACTCG GGAAGCACCATCCCAACCTCCAGCACCCCGTCTCAACCCGCTGTCCTGCAGCCGTCAGTGGATCCCAGTCCAAAG GCCACAGCTGCAGCTGCGCAGGCCAATCTGCTCAAACAGCAGGAGGAGCTGGAGAGGAAAGCAGCTGAGCTGGACCGACGAGAACAAGAGCTGCAGAGCCAAGGAGCACCTACAG GCAAACAGAACAACTGGCCTCCTCTCCCCAAATTCTTTCCCATCAAGCCTTGCTTCTACCAGGACTTCTCTGAGGAGATCCCGCCGGAGCATCAGAGACTCTGCAAGATGGTGTATTACCTGTGGATGT ggcAGTGTATGACGCTGTTTCTCAACGTCCTGGCCTGTCTGGCGTATTTCACCGCTCACGCAGCAGCAGGCATGGACTTTGGCTTCTCCATTCTCTGGTTCATCCTTTTCACTCCGTGCTCCTTCCTCTGCTGGTACCGGCCCGTCTATAAAGCCTTCAG GTCTGACAGCTCCTTCAatttcttcctcttcttcttcgtCTTCTTCGCTCAGATCGTCGTGTCTGTGATCCAGAGCGTCGGCATTCCTTTATGGGGAAACAG CGGCTGGATTAATGCCATAACAGCGTGGGGCAGTAATAAAGCAGTGGGCGTCATTATGATGGTGGTGGCGGCCTTCTTCACGACAGGTGCCGCGCTGTCTATCGTTTTACTGAAAATG GTTCATTCCAACTACCGTCGCACTGGCGCCAGTTTCCAGAAGGCACAGCAGGAATTGTCCCAGGGCGTCCTCACAAACCGCACCTTCCAGAGCGCAGCCGCCAGTGCAGCCACCTCAGCCGCCCAGAGCTCTCTGCAGAGGAACTAG